One [Clostridium] saccharolyticum WM1 DNA segment encodes these proteins:
- a CDS encoding amino acid ABC transporter ATP-binding protein, giving the protein MIEINHLTKSFDGKTAILKDIHLTIKKGEVVAVLGPSGTGKSTLLRCMNYLTEPTEGIIRIGSAKVDARRHTKKEIAELRSHSSMVFQNYNLFKNKTAKQNIMEALITVAKMDKTKAQEIALNLLKKVGMADRGDYFPSKLSGGQQQRVGIARALAVNPDVLLFDEPTSALDPELVGEVLNTIRAVAEEGVTMLLVTHEIRFARQVATRILFMDEGTIIADGTPEEILDFPQDARLQRFLSHCLK; this is encoded by the coding sequence GTGATTGAAATAAACCATTTAACCAAGTCCTTTGACGGAAAGACCGCCATATTAAAGGACATTCATTTAACCATTAAAAAGGGAGAAGTGGTGGCGGTTCTGGGTCCTTCCGGAACCGGGAAATCTACCCTGTTAAGGTGCATGAATTATCTGACAGAGCCTACGGAAGGAATCATAAGAATCGGCTCGGCCAAGGTGGATGCCAGACGGCATACCAAAAAGGAAATCGCAGAGCTTCGAAGCCACTCCTCTATGGTATTCCAGAATTATAACCTGTTTAAAAATAAGACGGCAAAGCAAAATATCATGGAAGCCCTGATCACGGTGGCTAAGATGGATAAAACCAAGGCCCAGGAGATCGCCTTAAATCTTCTTAAAAAGGTGGGTATGGCTGATCGGGGAGATTATTTTCCGTCAAAGCTTTCCGGAGGGCAGCAGCAAAGAGTAGGCATTGCCAGAGCTTTGGCAGTGAACCCCGACGTGCTCCTGTTTGACGAACCTACTTCTGCTCTGGATCCGGAACTGGTGGGAGAGGTTTTGAACACCATACGGGCGGTTGCGGAAGAAGGAGTCACCATGCTTCTTGTCACCCATGAGATCCGGTTTGCCAGGCAGGTGGCTACCAGGATTTTGTTTATGGATGAGGGGACCATCATTGCGGACGGAACCCCGGAGGAGATATTGGATTTTCCCCAGGATGCCAGGCTTCAGCGTTTCTTAAGCCATTGCCTGAAGTAG
- a CDS encoding DUF871 domain-containing protein, with translation MGRLGISLYPEHSTPERDKEYIRLAGKYGFQRIFTCLLSVGNKDKEEIINEFRDMIDTAHESGMEVILDVAPPVFDALGASYDNLAPFQEMHADGIRLDVGFDGMKEAAMSYNQEGLKIELNASTDPSYVANIMNHHPVPERIITCHNFYPQKYTGISLEHFDFCNKEMKKHGLKVAAFVSSNNEGTFGPWPVNEGLCTLEMHRGLPIDAQVRHMLATRMVDDVIIANAYASEKELKACASVTPGKLMFGLCLEKELTEIEREILYFDRQHVIRGDISEYMIRSTWPRVSFADKSVPPANTRDLKRGDVVILNDGYSRYKGELHVVLKDMPNDGRKNVIGHIPDYEMVLLNYIAPWKIFGFIEV, from the coding sequence ATGGGAAGACTTGGGATTTCCCTGTATCCGGAGCATTCCACTCCGGAACGGGATAAGGAATATATCAGGCTGGCAGGCAAATACGGGTTTCAGCGGATTTTTACCTGCCTGCTGAGCGTAGGAAATAAGGATAAAGAAGAAATCATCAATGAGTTTCGGGATATGATCGATACGGCACATGAGTCCGGGATGGAGGTGATCCTGGATGTGGCTCCTCCTGTCTTTGATGCCCTGGGGGCTTCCTATGATAATCTGGCGCCCTTTCAGGAAATGCATGCGGATGGGATCCGGCTGGATGTGGGCTTTGACGGCATGAAGGAAGCTGCCATGAGCTATAACCAGGAAGGGCTGAAGATCGAGCTGAACGCCAGCACCGATCCAAGCTATGTGGCAAATATCATGAACCATCATCCGGTGCCGGAACGGATCATTACCTGCCACAACTTTTATCCCCAGAAATATACGGGGATCAGCCTGGAGCATTTTGATTTCTGCAACAAGGAAATGAAGAAGCACGGCCTGAAAGTGGCGGCCTTTGTATCCAGCAACAATGAGGGCACCTTTGGCCCATGGCCTGTGAATGAGGGGCTCTGCACTCTGGAGATGCACAGAGGCCTGCCTATTGATGCCCAGGTGCGGCATATGCTGGCTACCCGCATGGTGGATGACGTGATCATTGCCAATGCCTATGCATCGGAGAAGGAACTAAAAGCCTGTGCCTCCGTGACGCCCGGAAAGCTGATGTTTGGCCTTTGCCTGGAAAAGGAGCTGACGGAAATAGAGAGGGAGATCCTCTACTTTGACCGTCAGCACGTGATCAGGGGGGATATCAGCGAATACATGATACGGTCCACCTGGCCGAGAGTATCATTTGCGGACAAATCCGTTCCTCCGGCCAATACCCGGGATCTAAAGCGCGGGGATGTTGTAATATTAAATGACGGGTATTCCCGTTACAAAGGGGAGCTTCACGTTGTTTTAAAGGATATGCCAAATGACGGGCGAAAGAATGTGATCGGCCATATTCCGGATTATGAAATGGTGCTGTTAAATTATATTGCACCATGGAAAATATTTGGGTTTATTGAAGTGTAA